The following proteins are co-located in the Echinicola sp. 20G genome:
- a CDS encoding RagB/SusD family nutrient uptake outer membrane protein, with translation MKYLNNKYWVGLVMLILAACDIDRSPYDSITADDLQSSESSAQSVTLGTYSRMKAWSDNWHRLYEYPSDNLALSGTTTDPLFFTYNYQRIPNGSRVAGFWRSSYQIIVGANKTIEALEEGASDANDQLLAENYYIRALMHFQLVNIFGRPYGQGRDNPGVPLKLDGDHLNHPTRSTVGEVYDQVEADLLKAASLFKEDKSNVYATKEAVWALLSRVYLYEEENAKAIEYADMVIDSGKFSLLATEKLADYTKLAPESNSETIFAIKFIPDADYASNGWYTVGSLYANIQGTGWGEMYASRPYLEMVREYPEDERYKFIKPVVVDESITWALYVDNANTYKWKEVTQSGEDYTYSENGQAKMLEKVSNGHGGYDYFVETSEGSKKVLIDKKLDLRNGFPKYYVLKCSGQEDQVHLWSPVISRLAEMYLNRAEANAKLGNTTLALDDVNLIRERAGIPEVGLYTMANLGDKSVLDAVLEERQLELAFEGHRKIDVFRNDRTMDRAYPGTHLAGNSPVSSVSPDDNAVIEYIPEAQLLVHEGLTQNP, from the coding sequence ATGAAATATCTAAATAATAAATATTGGGTTGGATTAGTTATGTTGATCCTTGCTGCCTGTGATATTGACAGGAGCCCTTATGATTCCATTACTGCAGATGATTTGCAAAGTTCAGAATCCAGTGCGCAGTCTGTGACACTGGGTACTTATAGTAGGATGAAGGCTTGGAGTGATAACTGGCATAGGCTTTATGAATATCCCTCTGACAATCTGGCTCTAAGTGGTACTACCACGGACCCTCTTTTCTTCACTTATAATTATCAAAGAATTCCAAACGGTTCTCGTGTGGCTGGTTTTTGGAGAAGTTCATACCAGATAATTGTTGGTGCCAATAAAACTATTGAGGCACTTGAAGAAGGAGCTTCCGACGCTAATGACCAACTCTTGGCCGAAAATTATTACATCAGGGCATTGATGCATTTTCAACTGGTGAATATTTTTGGTAGACCTTATGGGCAGGGCAGAGACAATCCTGGAGTTCCTTTAAAGCTTGATGGAGATCATTTGAATCACCCTACCCGGTCAACGGTAGGGGAGGTTTATGATCAGGTAGAGGCTGATTTGCTCAAGGCTGCTTCTCTTTTCAAAGAGGACAAGTCCAATGTTTATGCAACCAAAGAGGCTGTATGGGCGCTTTTGTCAAGGGTTTATCTCTATGAGGAAGAAAACGCCAAGGCGATCGAATATGCTGATATGGTGATTGATTCTGGTAAGTTTAGTTTGCTAGCCACGGAAAAGTTGGCTGACTATACCAAGTTGGCTCCAGAGTCAAATTCTGAAACAATTTTTGCCATTAAGTTTATTCCTGATGCGGATTATGCATCCAATGGGTGGTATACAGTAGGTTCATTGTATGCAAATATTCAAGGAACGGGCTGGGGTGAAATGTACGCATCAAGGCCATATTTAGAAATGGTTAGAGAATATCCTGAGGATGAGCGATACAAGTTTATCAAGCCTGTTGTGGTAGATGAGAGCATCACTTGGGCTCTGTACGTTGATAATGCTAATACGTATAAGTGGAAAGAGGTGACTCAATCAGGGGAGGACTATACTTATTCAGAAAACGGTCAAGCCAAGATGTTGGAGAAAGTTTCTAATGGGCATGGAGGATATGATTATTTCGTAGAAACTTCAGAAGGAAGTAAAAAAGTCTTGATAGATAAAAAGCTTGATTTAAGAAATGGCTTCCCTAAATATTATGTGTTGAAATGTTCTGGTCAAGAAGATCAAGTGCACCTTTGGTCTCCCGTAATATCAAGACTGGCAGAGATGTATTTGAACAGAGCAGAAGCTAACGCTAAACTGGGTAATACCACATTGGCATTGGATGATGTTAATTTGATCAGAGAGCGTGCAGGAATACCAGAGGTTGGTTTATATACGATGGCAAACTTGGGTGATAAGTCGGTACTGGATGCGGTATTGGAAGAGCGGCAACTCGAATTGGCTTTTGAAGGGCACAGAAAAATAGATGTATTTAGGAATGACAGGACAATGGATAGGGCTTATCCTGGGACTCATTTGGCTGGGAATAGTCCGGTTTCATCAGTGTCTCCAGATGACAATGCTGTAATTGAATACATTCCTGAAGCACAATTGTTGGTTCATGAGGGCTTGACCCAAAATCCTTGA
- a CDS encoding SusC/RagA family TonB-linked outer membrane protein, which translates to MKKKLLMRLGFVTMWTLSMLFQVSPLSANQYAYNGSAVWQNDMDKMILSVDFVNEPFKNVVEEIERKTGFHFTYNDQIETKRVTLEVKKESLEKVLQKLGQEYGFRFKQINKTVHVMVPQEVDNTDQVFKDVSGKVIDITGEPLLGVSILVKGTTTGTVTDLDGSFSLTGIDENAVLQFSFIGFKSKEVSVSGLSELEVVLEEDAQGLEEVVVTGYTSQKRENLTGSIAVVDGDKLKDITSPNVGNMLQGKMAGVDIVTSSGTPGALPTIRIRGKNSIRSSVDPIWVVDGVIWHGTPNLNPSDVESISVLKDAASAALYGSRGANGVVVVTTKSAKGADVSSFNLSAKTGVSLFNTGGFKISNSQEMYDLWGQFPNQNAVPDYYTEDLLNTDTDWLDVGTQAGTVQDYNLSYSGTSGKARIYTTGNYFKEEGSVKGYTYERLSGRFNVDYDVSEKFTFKPKLAATYTTTENRQHSIYDMYRNLPWDNPYDEAGNVVNPQSGDVTWYGRDNRNYLYDLQWNYSDNATFNILANMDFQYDITDNLSFISTNNITYYNSEGFSYTDPRSNGGLADNGRISNSMAKRITRFTNQMLSYTKSFDDHFINALVAYEYSDYVYNDLSATGKGIVPGATIISSTSEPTTIGGTKNDYAFQSYLLNANYGFKSKYNAQISFRRDGASRFGENKKYGNFFAISGSWNIHRESFFSSKAFSYLRLKAAYGGVGNTPSSLYPQYELYSLDAQYNGDPAAIPTTLGNDNLTWEKTYDSNIGVEFGLWNRLDGVLEVYNKSTSGLLHFVPLPNISGYDGYYDNIGGVRNSGIEFTLGADVLQTASGFNWRLDFNIGKNINEITELYEGRSQVSGQTIIEEGENIDTWYMRKWAGVNPEDGTPQWETVDPSTGEVSITGSYSAASLQKVGTSTPDFFGGLSSYMQFKNFYLNATMAYSHGAMVYHSARELFDSDGAYPTYNFMQLQDGWSRWTPENPNATHPQPIYGGNNNAHKASSRYLEDASFIRMRNVTLGYTIPTHITNAWKINGLSAYISADNLFTITDYSGLDPEAAVNGDNSSPYPLPRRISFGVNLSF; encoded by the coding sequence ATGAAGAAAAAATTACTAATGCGGTTGGGATTTGTGACTATGTGGACTTTGTCCATGCTGTTTCAAGTATCCCCATTAAGTGCAAATCAGTACGCCTACAATGGTTCAGCTGTTTGGCAAAATGATATGGATAAGATGATTTTGTCTGTTGATTTTGTGAATGAGCCGTTTAAGAATGTAGTAGAGGAAATTGAAAGAAAGACGGGGTTTCACTTTACTTATAATGATCAGATAGAAACCAAGCGAGTGACTTTGGAAGTAAAGAAAGAAAGCTTGGAAAAAGTACTTCAGAAACTTGGTCAGGAATATGGCTTTAGATTCAAGCAAATCAATAAGACCGTCCATGTGATGGTTCCACAGGAAGTTGATAATACTGATCAGGTTTTCAAAGATGTGAGCGGAAAGGTAATTGATATTACTGGAGAGCCTCTTTTGGGAGTAAGCATCTTGGTTAAAGGTACGACTACCGGTACAGTGACTGACCTCGACGGTTCGTTTTCTCTTACAGGAATTGATGAAAATGCGGTACTTCAGTTTTCTTTCATTGGCTTTAAAAGCAAGGAAGTTTCTGTCAGTGGATTGAGTGAATTGGAAGTGGTGCTGGAAGAAGATGCCCAGGGCTTAGAGGAAGTTGTTGTGACTGGCTACACCTCACAAAAACGAGAGAATCTAACAGGGTCCATTGCGGTAGTGGATGGAGACAAATTGAAAGACATTACATCTCCAAACGTAGGAAATATGCTCCAAGGCAAAATGGCTGGGGTAGACATCGTGACTTCTTCAGGTACTCCAGGAGCACTTCCGACGATAAGAATTAGAGGTAAGAACTCCATACGTTCATCTGTTGATCCTATTTGGGTTGTGGATGGGGTCATCTGGCATGGAACGCCTAACTTGAACCCTTCAGATGTGGAAAGTATTTCAGTATTAAAGGATGCTGCTTCAGCTGCGCTTTATGGTTCTAGAGGAGCCAACGGTGTGGTTGTGGTGACCACTAAATCTGCAAAAGGTGCTGATGTGAGTTCTTTCAACTTAAGTGCAAAAACTGGGGTTTCTTTGTTTAACACAGGTGGCTTTAAAATTTCCAATTCCCAGGAAATGTATGACCTCTGGGGACAGTTTCCTAATCAAAATGCTGTTCCAGACTATTATACAGAAGATTTGTTGAATACAGATACTGACTGGCTGGACGTAGGTACCCAGGCTGGGACTGTGCAGGACTATAACCTTTCCTACTCAGGAACTTCCGGCAAAGCGAGAATATATACCACAGGAAATTATTTCAAAGAGGAAGGGTCTGTAAAAGGATATACCTATGAACGTCTTTCTGGAAGATTTAATGTGGACTATGATGTGTCTGAGAAGTTTACTTTCAAACCAAAACTTGCAGCAACCTATACTACTACAGAAAATAGACAGCACAGTATCTATGATATGTACAGAAACCTGCCTTGGGACAATCCATATGATGAAGCAGGGAATGTAGTAAATCCTCAAAGTGGGGATGTGACCTGGTATGGTAGGGACAATAGAAATTACCTTTATGACCTACAGTGGAATTACAGTGATAATGCGACATTTAATATCCTGGCCAACATGGATTTTCAATATGATATCACCGATAACTTGTCATTTATCTCCACCAACAACATCACATACTATAATTCTGAAGGATTTAGCTACACTGATCCTCGATCCAATGGCGGTTTAGCTGATAATGGTAGGATTTCCAATAGCATGGCGAAAAGAATCACCAGATTTACCAACCAAATGCTTTCCTATACCAAAAGTTTTGATGACCACTTTATCAATGCCTTGGTTGCTTATGAATACAGTGATTATGTGTACAATGACCTTAGTGCTACGGGTAAAGGGATAGTTCCAGGTGCCACAATCATCAGCAGCACTTCCGAGCCAACGACCATTGGTGGAACCAAAAATGACTACGCATTCCAATCTTATTTACTAAATGCCAACTATGGCTTTAAGAGTAAGTACAATGCGCAGATTTCATTCAGAAGAGATGGTGCATCGAGGTTCGGGGAGAATAAAAAATATGGTAACTTTTTTGCCATCAGTGGTTCATGGAATATTCACCGTGAAAGCTTCTTCAGTAGCAAGGCTTTCAGTTATTTGAGATTGAAAGCCGCATATGGTGGAGTGGGAAATACCCCATCTTCTTTGTATCCTCAATATGAACTTTATTCTTTGGATGCCCAGTATAATGGAGACCCTGCAGCAATCCCAACTACTTTAGGGAATGATAACTTGACTTGGGAAAAGACTTACGATAGCAATATCGGCGTTGAGTTTGGCCTATGGAACAGGCTGGATGGTGTACTTGAGGTCTACAATAAAAGCACAAGTGGCCTGTTACACTTTGTGCCATTGCCAAATATTTCAGGTTACGATGGGTATTATGATAATATCGGTGGTGTAAGAAACAGCGGTATTGAATTTACATTAGGAGCCGATGTGTTGCAGACAGCTTCTGGCTTCAACTGGAGATTGGATTTTAATATTGGTAAGAACATCAATGAGATTACTGAGTTGTATGAAGGCAGAAGCCAAGTTTCTGGTCAAACCATTATTGAAGAAGGAGAGAATATTGATACTTGGTACATGAGAAAATGGGCTGGAGTAAACCCTGAAGATGGCACACCTCAGTGGGAAACAGTTGATCCTAGTACTGGAGAGGTAAGCATAACTGGTAGCTACTCTGCGGCAAGTTTACAAAAGGTAGGTACCAGCACTCCTGATTTCTTTGGAGGTCTAAGCTCATACATGCAGTTCAAAAACTTTTATTTAAATGCTACTATGGCTTACTCTCATGGGGCAATGGTTTACCATAGCGCTAGGGAATTGTTTGATAGTGATGGAGCTTACCCTACTTATAATTTTATGCAGTTACAAGATGGGTGGTCAAGATGGACTCCTGAAAATCCTAACGCAACTCATCCACAACCTATTTATGGCGGTAACAATAATGCGCATAAGGCTTCTTCTAGGTATTTGGAAGATGCAAGTTTTATTAGAATGAGAAATGTGACTTTGGGATATACCATACCTACCCATATTACCAATGCCTGGAAGATCAATGGTTTAAGTGCTTACATTTCTGCAGATAACCTGTTTACAATTACAGATTATTCAGGACTTGATCCTGAGGCAGCTGTTAATGGAGATAACTCTTCTCCTTATCCGCTTCCAAGAAGGATATCTTTTGGTGTAAACCTTTCTTTCTAA
- a CDS encoding RNA polymerase sigma factor: protein MPLLNRLQANQADQLDHKVNIESNSSETSLWLEFLKGSDAALAKIYRMYSNKLYSYGRQFTSNEVLIQDAIQDVFFKLVDNKDKLGVAQSVKFYLFSSFRRVLLRSLKRERKYVDEEEEGAAFNFLVDEDHISMDALLDKKQKKIIQNACNELTVRQREILNLRFFENLNYVEIAEMLGLANAKTVRTMLYRVLSKLSDKLAPYKSSLFTISLTVLMYLLFI, encoded by the coding sequence ATGCCTTTATTAAATCGGCTCCAAGCAAATCAAGCTGATCAATTAGATCATAAAGTAAACATTGAAAGTAACTCTTCAGAAACAAGCCTTTGGCTCGAATTTCTGAAAGGGAGTGATGCTGCCTTGGCAAAGATTTATAGGATGTATTCCAACAAATTATATTCTTATGGAAGACAGTTTACCTCCAATGAGGTTTTGATTCAAGATGCCATTCAGGATGTTTTTTTTAAGCTAGTCGATAACAAGGATAAACTTGGAGTAGCCCAATCTGTTAAATTTTATCTTTTTTCAAGCTTTCGCCGGGTGTTGCTGAGATCTTTGAAAAGAGAAAGGAAATATGTTGATGAAGAAGAGGAAGGTGCAGCTTTTAATTTTTTGGTTGACGAAGACCACATTTCTATGGATGCTTTATTGGATAAAAAGCAGAAAAAAATTATCCAGAATGCATGCAATGAGCTAACCGTAAGGCAAAGGGAGATACTTAATTTGAGATTTTTTGAAAACCTCAACTATGTTGAGATTGCTGAAATGCTTGGTCTGGCCAATGCCAAAACAGTAAGGACAATGCTTTACCGTGTTTTGAGTAAGTTATCAGACAAGTTAGCTCCTTACAAAAGCAGCCTCTTTACTATTTCATTAACTGTTTTGATGTACCTGCTGTTTATTTAA
- a CDS encoding FecR family protein codes for MQFNPSTEEDFLLNEHFVQWVMDPNEESNRYWTKWAKENPDKTLMMRRSKEVFLSLHQETFEMGEPDNERILDSLLKHHQQSKEGLGRRGGFQVFIDFLLSNRVAAVIVFFVAFLGSMTYLLQPSAEQKDSKEIIWLSKSSKPGTKMSFHLPDGSLVKLNANSTIEFPEHFSDSIREVRLVGQAFFDVEHDEAVPFIVSAGELKVKVLGTSFDVSSHPDREDQKVALVNGKVEVYTLEGIRERLSPMEMITYSKEKKEMIKGNFDLEAITGWKDGIIKFENMGFKDVFDVLEEWYDVEITVSESVKFKGGLNGRYENEMLDNVLQGLAYTEGFQYKIDNKKVTIF; via the coding sequence ATGCAATTTAATCCCAGTACAGAAGAAGATTTTTTATTAAATGAGCACTTTGTGCAATGGGTGATGGACCCCAATGAGGAGTCTAATCGCTATTGGACAAAATGGGCAAAAGAGAATCCTGATAAGACTTTGATGATGAGGAGGTCCAAAGAGGTGTTCTTGTCTCTGCATCAGGAAACTTTTGAGATGGGGGAGCCTGATAATGAGCGAATACTGGATAGTTTGTTGAAACATCACCAGCAATCGAAAGAAGGTTTAGGAAGAAGAGGTGGTTTTCAGGTGTTTATAGATTTTCTTTTGTCAAACAGAGTGGCTGCGGTGATTGTATTTTTTGTCGCTTTTTTGGGGTCTATGACATATTTACTCCAGCCTTCTGCAGAACAAAAGGATTCAAAAGAAATCATATGGTTAAGTAAATCCAGTAAGCCTGGAACCAAAATGTCATTCCATTTGCCAGATGGTTCATTGGTAAAACTCAATGCAAACAGTACTATTGAGTTCCCCGAGCATTTTTCAGATAGTATCCGAGAGGTGAGGCTTGTCGGTCAGGCTTTTTTTGATGTAGAGCATGATGAAGCGGTTCCTTTTATTGTATCGGCGGGGGAGCTTAAGGTGAAAGTATTAGGCACATCATTCGACGTGAGCAGTCATCCCGATAGAGAAGACCAAAAGGTAGCACTAGTAAACGGAAAAGTGGAAGTGTATACCCTTGAGGGAATCAGAGAAAGGTTAAGCCCCATGGAAATGATCACTTATTCCAAAGAAAAGAAGGAGATGATAAAGGGGAACTTTGATCTAGAGGCGATAACTGGATGGAAAGATGGCATTATCAAGTTTGAGAACATGGGTTTTAAGGATGTTTTTGATGTCCTGGAGGAGTGGTATGATGTGGAAATTACGGTGAGTGAAAGTGTGAAGTTCAAAGGAGGATTGAATGGCCGATATGAAAATGAAATGCTAGATAATGTCCTACAGGGATTAGCCTATACCGAAGGCTTTCAATATAAGATCGATAATAAAAAAGTGACCATTTTCTAA
- a CDS encoding DUF3472 domain-containing protein, whose protein sequence is MGFKTLLTLSLFAGLLACNNDSLEDLEKEYLSQLSIPVGGNTYVTSGGEGAKVSRKGTVIDWTKEEAVLSTYFKLPQAEKALLQLIVDSRESSSEIKVSVGENAEVVSLEAGTEDTVSVGLFDLPAGYVQVDVQGVSKSGESYPSLKSLMVLTKSEVDITYVKDNESNRFYWGRRGPSVHLSYTLPEDKNFKWFYNEITVPEGEDPNGSYYMANGFGEGYFGIQANSDTERRVLFSVWSPFHTNNPDEIPEDQRIKLLKKGEGVNTGEFGNEGSGGQSFFRYNWITGNTYRFLNSVEPDGKGNTIYTAYFYAPEVGKWKLIASFLRPQTDTWYKRPHSFLENFIDRNGYIGRKAFYHNQWVMDTEGNWEELTEAKFTGDDIARRGYRLDYAGGEESGMFFLRNGGYFNDFVELNSMHGRSPKGKAPEIDFENLD, encoded by the coding sequence ATGGGATTTAAAACGTTGTTGACATTGTCGTTATTTGCAGGCCTTCTGGCCTGCAATAATGACTCTTTAGAAGATTTAGAAAAGGAATATTTGTCCCAGTTGTCCATTCCTGTAGGAGGAAATACTTATGTGACATCAGGTGGTGAAGGTGCCAAGGTCAGCAGGAAAGGTACTGTGATAGACTGGACAAAAGAAGAGGCTGTATTGAGTACTTATTTTAAATTGCCTCAAGCAGAGAAGGCTTTGTTGCAACTGATTGTAGATAGCAGAGAATCTTCCAGTGAGATAAAAGTATCAGTTGGAGAAAATGCTGAAGTAGTCAGTTTAGAGGCAGGGACTGAGGATACGGTGAGTGTAGGCTTGTTTGATTTGCCTGCAGGGTATGTGCAAGTAGATGTTCAGGGTGTGTCCAAATCAGGAGAATCCTACCCTTCGCTTAAGTCACTTATGGTTCTTACAAAGAGTGAAGTGGACATTACTTATGTCAAGGACAATGAGAGTAATCGCTTTTATTGGGGTAGAAGAGGTCCTTCAGTGCATTTGAGCTATACCTTGCCGGAAGATAAAAACTTCAAATGGTTTTACAACGAAATCACTGTTCCTGAGGGAGAAGATCCAAATGGTTCATATTATATGGCCAATGGCTTTGGTGAAGGTTATTTTGGAATACAGGCCAATTCTGATACAGAAAGAAGGGTGCTGTTTTCAGTTTGGAGCCCGTTTCATACCAATAACCCTGATGAGATACCTGAAGATCAGCGCATCAAATTGCTGAAAAAAGGGGAGGGAGTGAATACAGGTGAGTTTGGCAATGAAGGTTCTGGGGGACAGAGCTTTTTTCGCTACAATTGGATTACGGGAAATACCTATCGATTTTTGAATTCCGTGGAGCCTGATGGCAAAGGAAATACAATTTATACAGCTTATTTTTATGCTCCAGAAGTAGGTAAGTGGAAATTGATAGCCAGTTTCTTGAGGCCTCAGACAGATACTTGGTATAAGCGTCCCCACTCATTTCTAGAGAATTTTATTGATAGAAATGGTTATATAGGTCGAAAGGCTTTTTATCATAATCAGTGGGTCATGGACACGGAAGGAAATTGGGAAGAGTTGACTGAAGCAAAATTTACGGGAGATGATATTGCGCGTAGAGGATACAGGCTTGATTATGCAGGAGGAGAAGAAAGCGGTATGTTCTTTTTAAGAAATGGAGGATACTTCAATGACTTTGTTGAGTTGAACAGTATGCATGGCCGCAGTCCAAAAGGAAAAGCTCCTGAGATTGATTTTGAGAACTTGGATTGA